From a region of the Helianthus annuus cultivar XRQ/B chromosome 5, HanXRQr2.0-SUNRISE, whole genome shotgun sequence genome:
- the LOC110942344 gene encoding probable LRR receptor-like serine/threonine-protein kinase At1g34110, which produces MHKVSIFFTFLILTPFISTLSPDGEALLSLLSSGNSLSKTTTLPSWTPSSPTPCSWQGITCSPQNKVISISIPNTFLNLSSLPPQLSSLSSLQLLNLSSTNISGQIPPSFGSFPHLRLLDLSSNSLSGQIPPELGQLTSLQFLYLDSNQLTGKIPPQLSNLSSLQYLCIQDNLINSTIPHQLGYLTSLQEFRIGGNPYITGEIPPELGYLSNLTTFGVAATGLSGTIPTTFKNMINLQTLAIYDTEISGTIPAELGMCTELRNLYLHMNRLTGPIPRELGRLQKLTSLFLWGNLLTGSIPGELSNCSSLVVLDVSANELSGEIPKELGRLTVLEQLHLSENSLTGPIPIEISNCTSLTAIQLDKNQISGRIPWQIGKLKMLQSFFLWGNAVSGTIPSSFGNCSELYSLDLSKNKLTGEIPEEILGLSKLSKLLLLGNSLSGKVPASVGKCESLVRLRLGENQLSGPIPKEIGLLPNLVFLDLYTNHFSGSLPREIGNSTVLELLDVHNNHLTGEIPVELGELVNLEQLDLSQNGLTGRIPSSFGNFSYLNKLILNNNLLTGSIPGSIKSLQKLTLLDLSSNSLSGQIPPEIGSITSLTISLDLSSNRFQGEIPESINGLTQLQSLDLSHNSFHGKILILSSLTSLTSLNVSYNNFSGPIPVTPFFRTLTPESFVHNPGLCESVDGLSCSSRLPMRNRLKSAQTVGIVVLTLVSVTMAAAATWVFMSRNHKYMIKHSLADPNLDSRGDDFSYPWTFIPFTKLGFTIDNILDCLKDENVIGKGCSGVVYKAEMPNGEIIAVKKLWKTKTDEEPAIDSFAAEIQILGHIRHRNIVKLLGYCSNKSVKLLLYNHIPNGNLQQLLQSNRNLDWETRYKIAVGSAQGLAYLHHDCVPAILHRDVKCNNILLDCKYEAYLADFGLAKLMNSANYQHAMSRVAGSYGYIAPEYGYTMNITEKSDVYSYGVVLLEILSGRSAVENRVREGSHIVEWVKKKMGSFEPAVTILDAKLQGMPDQMVQEMLQTLGIAMFCVNSSPAERPTMKEVVALLMEVKSSPEEWGKTSQPLMKQSSTHRYNMPQ; this is translated from the exons ATGCataaagtttcaatctttttcACTTTCTTGATCCTCACACCATTCATCTCCACCCTCTCGCCGGACGGTGAAGCTTTactctctctcctctcctccggcaactctctctctaaaaccaCCACCCTCCCATCATGGACACCATCTTCACCAACACCATGTTCATGGCAAGGCATCACATGCTCCCCACAAAACAAAGTAATCTCCATTTCAATCCCCAACACTTTCCTCAACCTCTCATCTCTCCCACCACAACTATCCTCTCTCTCATCCCTCCAACTCCTCAACCTCTCCTCCACCAACATCTCCGGCCAAATCCCACCCTCTTTCGGCAGTTTCCCACATCTCCGGCTACTAGACCTCTCCTCCAACTCACTCTCCGGCCAAATCCCACCGGAACTCGGTCAACTCACCTCCTTACAGTTTCTCTACCTTGACTCTAACCAACTCACCGGAAAAATCCCACCTCAACTTTCAAATCTTTCTTCCCTCCAATACCTTTGTATCCAAGATAATCTCATCAACAGCACAATCCCACATCAACTCGGATATTTAACTTCTCTTCAAGAGTTTCGAATAGGGGGCAACCCTTACATCACCGGAGAAATCCCACCGGAGTTGGGATATCTCTCTAATCTGACCACATTTGGGGTTGCAGCAACCGGATTATCCGGGACCATTCCTACCACATTCAAGAACATGATCAACCTTCAAACTTTAGCTATTTACGATACCGAAATATCCGGAACAATCCCAGCTGAGCTGGGAATGTGTACTGAGTTGAGAAACTTGTATCTCCATATGAACAGACTTACCGGGCCGATACCGCGTGAATTGGGCCGGCTTCAGAAGCTTACTAGTTTGTTTCTGTGGGGGAATTTGTTAACCGGGTCGATACCGGGTGAACTTTCTAACTGTTCTTCACTTGTGGTGTTGGATGTGTCTGCTAATGAGTTGAGTGGTGAAATCCCTAAAGAGTTAGGGAGGTTGACAGTGCTTGAACAGCTGCATTTGTCTGAGAATTCGTTAACGGGCCCGATACCGATTGAGATTAGTAACTGCACTAGTCTTACAGCTATCCAGCTTGATAAGAATCAGATTTCGGGCCGAATACCGTGGCAAATAGGGAAGTTGAAGATGTTACAGAGCTTTTTTCTTTGGGGGAATGCGGTTTCGGGAACAATTCCTTCGTCTTTTGGTAACTGTAGTGAGCTTTACTCGCTTGATCTTTCGAAAAACAAGTTAACTGGTGAGATTCCTGAAGAGATCCTTGGGTTGAGTAAGTTGAGTAAACTGTTGTTACTTGGGAATTCGCTGTCCGGAAAGGTGCCAGCGAGTGTCGGGAAATGCGAGTCGTTGGTTCGGTTAAGGCTTGGCGAAAATCAGCTTTCGGGTCCTATTCCTAAAGAGATTGGTTTACTGCCAAACCTTGTGTTTCTTGATTTATACACGAATCATTTCTCGGGTTCTTTGCCTCGTGAGATCGGTAACAGTACGGTTTTGGAGCTTTTAGATGTTCATAACAATCATTTAACGGGTGAAATACCGGTCGAGTTAGGTGAGCTTGTGAATCTTGAACAGCTTGATTTGAGTCAAAACGGGTTAACGGGTCGAATCCCGTCGAGTTTTGGTAACTTTAGTTACTTGAACAAACTCATTCTTAACAACAATCTGCTTACCGGGTCGATCCCCGGGTCGATCAAAAGCTTGCAGAAGTTGACACTTCTTGATTTGAGTTCAAACAGTCTTTCGGGCCAAATCCCGCCTGAGATCGGGTCGATCACGAGCTTAACCATTAGTCTTGACTTAAGCTCGAATCGGTTCCAAGGTGAAATACCCGAGTCGATCAACGGGCTGACTCAGTTACAATCACTTGATCTTTCACACAACTCATTTCATGGGAAGATCTTGATCTTGAGTTCACTTACTAGCCTCACTTCACTAAATGTTTCCTACAACAACTTCTCGGGCCCGATCCCCGTTACACCGTTTTTTCGAACCCTGACACCAGAATCATTCGTTCACAACCCAGGCCTCTGCGAATCCGTAGACGGGTTGTCATGTTCTTCTAGACTACCAATGAGAAACAGGTTGAAATCGGCTCAAACCGTAGGTATAGTGGTTCTAACACTTGTCTCGGTGACCATGGCGGCTGCAGCCACTTGGGTCTTTATGTCAAGGAACCACAAGTACATGATCAAGCACTCGTTAGCCGACCCGAACCTTGATTCGCGGGGTGACGATTTCTCCTACCCGTGGACATTCATTCCGTTCACTAAGCTCGGGTTTACAATCGATAACATATTGGATTGTTTAAAAGACGAGAACGTAATCGGGAAAGGATGCTCCGGTGTCGTTTACAAAGCGGAAATGCCAAACGGGGAGATTATCGCGGTCAAAAAGCTTTGGAAAACGAAAACCGACGAAGAACCCGCTATCGATTCGTTTGCAGCGGAAATTCAAATTCTGGGTCATATTCGGCATCGAAATATAGTGAAACTTTTGGGGTATTGTTCTAATAAAAGTGTGAAGCTATTGCTTTACAATCACATTCCAAATGGGAATTTACAGCAGTTGTTGCAAAGTAATCGGAATTTGGATTGGGAAACGAGGTACAAGATCGCGGTTGGATCCGCACAAGGACTCGCTTATCTTCATCATGATTGTGTGCCTGCAATTCTTCATAGAGATGTTAAGTGCAATAATATTCTTCTCGACTGCAAATACGAGGCTTATTTGGCTGATTTCGGGCTCGCGAAGCTTATGAATTCTGCAAATTATCAGCATGCCATGTCACGGGTCGCTGGATCATATGGATACATCGCTCCAG AATACGGTTACACAATGAACATAACAGAAAAGAGTGACGTCTACAGTTACGGAGTGGTGTTACTAGAGATCTTAAGTGGACGTAGCGCAGTCGAGAATCGGGTCAGGGAGGGTTCACATATAGTCGAGTGGGTCAAAAAGAAAATGGGCAGTTTTGAGCCCGCGGTCACCATACTCGACGCGAAGCTACAAGGAATGCCGGATCAaatggtccaagaaatgctacAAACGCTCGGGATCGCGATGTTTTGCGTGAACTCTTCACCCGCGGAGAGACCGACGATGAAAGAAGTGGTTGCATTGTTGATGGAAGTTAAGAGTTCACCTGAAGAATGGGGGAAAACTTCACAACCTTTAATGAAGCAATCATCTACTCATAGGTATAATATGCCACAATGA
- the LOC110944190 gene encoding uncharacterized protein LOC110944190, whose amino-acid sequence MARPIPDHLLPGASHLSLAIGSIFFCAFTLFMCAGHSGKWVHRLKACYSYDYEEPVIQLNNGGVTRAFQSDDENEEEEEESVWQKNILMGGKCQLPDFSGVIIYDAEGNIVPPKPRLLALTWK is encoded by the coding sequence atGGCTCGACCAATCCCGGACCACCTTCTACCCGGTGCATCACACCTAAGCCTAGCCATCGGCTCGATTTTCTTTTGCGCATTCACATTGTTCATGTGTGCTGGTCATTCCGGAAAATGGGTTCACCGTTTAAAAGCTTGCTATAGTTACGATTATGAAGAACCCGTCATACAGCTCAACAATGGAGGCGTGACTCGTGCGTTTCAAAGTGACGacgaaaatgaagaagaagaagaggaatcTGTTTGGCAAAAGAATATACTTATGGGCGGAAAGTGTCAACTACCGGATTTTTCGGGGGTCATAATCTATGATGCTGAAGGAAATATTGTTCCGCCTAAACCAAGGCTTCTTGCTCTTACCTGGAAATAG